The Bacteriovorax sp. Seq25_V genome includes a region encoding these proteins:
- a CDS encoding DUF167 domain-containing protein yields the protein MINELCEFLQTIGIETKLYRETDDGGVLSISVWAKPGSKVEKCSLGETGEIVLYFREKPIEGKANKAIAKSLGKILGVGAKNVEIDQGEKSRHKKILLYFAFTNDKNLSYYKSKFAIITGN from the coding sequence ATGATTAACGAACTTTGCGAATTTCTTCAAACGATTGGTATTGAGACAAAACTTTATCGTGAAACCGATGACGGTGGTGTGCTTTCTATTAGTGTTTGGGCGAAACCTGGTAGTAAAGTTGAAAAGTGTTCTCTTGGCGAAACAGGAGAAATCGTTCTATATTTTCGAGAAAAGCCAATTGAAGGGAAGGCGAACAAGGCTATCGCAAAGAGTCTTGGCAAGATTTTAGGTGTTGGTGCCAAAAATGTTGAGATCGACCAAGGCGAGAAGTCTCGTCATAAGAAAATACTTCTATATTTTGCGTTCACAAATGATAAGAATTTAAGCTACTATAAATCTAAGTTTGCAATTATCACTGGAAATTAA
- the dctP gene encoding TRAP transporter substrate-binding protein DctP, translating to MKVLLLSILSLSVFASTIKVGVLAPEGTSWAKNLSKMAKEIKDATKGDVKIKFYFGGSQGDEPDVLRKIHVGQLHGGIFTGKTLGEINGDVRVMELPFTFYNDREKALRTVEKLTPFFNSKFEKGGFKNLGFFEIGIVYFVSSKETKSINDLGGLKIWSWEGDKLVSTMIDTMKLISVPLPITDVLSSLSTGIIDAAYAPPLGILSLQWNTKVKYLVDFPLSFSIGAFLINDKIWSKISPANQKIVNEISAKYVKNVNSSNDLDNKDALSVLRSGGIKFIEYPAADIEKGKMFRQEIIKKLKGNLFSEEALKKLEENL from the coding sequence ATGAAAGTATTGTTACTTAGTATTTTATCTTTATCAGTTTTCGCTTCAACAATCAAAGTTGGTGTACTTGCTCCAGAAGGAACAAGTTGGGCTAAAAATCTTTCGAAGATGGCAAAAGAAATTAAGGACGCAACTAAGGGTGATGTAAAAATTAAATTTTACTTTGGCGGATCTCAAGGAGATGAGCCAGATGTTTTAAGAAAAATTCACGTAGGCCAGCTTCATGGTGGTATCTTCACAGGGAAAACTCTTGGGGAAATCAATGGGGATGTTAGAGTAATGGAGCTTCCATTTACTTTCTATAATGACAGAGAGAAAGCACTAAGAACTGTTGAAAAACTAACTCCATTCTTTAATTCGAAGTTTGAAAAAGGTGGATTTAAAAATCTTGGCTTCTTTGAAATTGGAATTGTTTACTTTGTTTCTAGCAAAGAGACAAAATCAATTAATGACCTTGGTGGTTTAAAAATTTGGTCATGGGAAGGGGATAAGCTTGTTTCAACAATGATTGATACAATGAAGTTAATCTCGGTTCCGCTACCAATTACTGATGTTCTTTCAAGTCTTTCAACAGGTATTATTGATGCAGCTTATGCTCCTCCGCTAGGAATTCTTTCACTTCAGTGGAACACAAAAGTTAAGTACCTTGTCGACTTTCCACTTTCATTTTCTATCGGAGCATTCCTAATTAACGATAAGATCTGGAGCAAAATCTCTCCAGCAAATCAAAAAATAGTTAATGAAATCTCTGCTAAATATGTAAAGAATGTAAACTCTTCAAATGATTTGGACAATAAAGATGCTCTTAGTGTACTAAGAAGTGGTGGGATTAAATTTATTGAATATCCTGCAGCTGATATTGAAAAAGGAAAAATGTTTAGACAAGAGATTATCAAGAAATTAAAAGGTAATCTCTTCAGCGAAGAAGCATTAAAGAAATTAGAAGAAAACTTATAA
- a CDS encoding TRAP transporter small permease, protein MIIRKTANLLDSAVKKSLVLIVFGMLGFSVSNVVLRWFGISYAWIEPLVRHMVFATAFLGATLATAASKHIAIEIFHKILETKGSKKNLFLLQKLATALTAIVLFFLANSGYEFFSVEQKYGAESFLGLHTSTLVLIIPIGFSLMFLRAILDLLDFSSKEGEE, encoded by the coding sequence ATGATCATAAGAAAAACTGCAAATTTATTAGATAGCGCTGTTAAGAAGTCCTTAGTACTCATTGTTTTTGGTATGCTTGGATTTAGTGTGAGCAACGTAGTTCTAAGATGGTTTGGTATTTCTTATGCATGGATTGAACCACTGGTTCGTCACATGGTTTTCGCGACGGCCTTCCTTGGGGCAACACTAGCAACTGCTGCCTCAAAACACATTGCAATTGAAATCTTCCATAAAATTTTAGAGACAAAAGGAAGTAAGAAGAATCTTTTTCTTTTACAGAAACTAGCAACGGCGTTAACGGCCATTGTTCTTTTTTTCCTTGCAAACTCTGGTTATGAGTTTTTCTCTGTCGAACAAAAATATGGCGCCGAGAGTTTTCTGGGCCTTCATACCTCGACGTTAGTACTGATTATCCCTATTGGCTTTAGTTTAATGTTCTTAAGAGCGATTCTTGATCTTCTCGACTTTAGTTCAAAAGAAGGGGAAGAGTAA
- a CDS encoding lipoprotein: protein MGNKYLHYLFLCIFVVISTSCSLVKKAAITPTGMIIYDASFDQQIENDWQVFENSIYGNIKLVEGFLSQDEGNKNLLATLLKAYTAKGFAIDETYLLQDQLAEKENSVHLKRALNSYTKALYYGVRYLDGIELSSYVNSPDELTKVLDSKLGSSTRDLEVAMYLGQSLGSLVNLQRTNMKVISYLPVAKALYDWACSRDPKLNYGACEIFYATYEAGRPRMLGGNPQKGREIFENAIRAWPKNWLVRASFVQFYAIPMLEEDIYEEQESFISQVAREESNSQYWQGETIALPEKNYVSVFNMIATKRMNIIKKYRKSIF, encoded by the coding sequence ATGGGCAATAAATATTTGCACTATCTTTTTCTGTGCATCTTTGTAGTTATTTCGACATCGTGTTCACTAGTTAAAAAAGCAGCAATCACTCCAACTGGAATGATTATCTATGATGCTTCTTTCGATCAGCAAATTGAAAATGATTGGCAGGTTTTTGAAAATTCTATCTACGGAAATATTAAATTGGTTGAAGGTTTTCTTTCTCAAGATGAGGGAAATAAAAATCTTCTGGCAACACTTTTAAAAGCTTATACAGCAAAAGGTTTTGCAATTGATGAAACTTATCTTCTTCAAGATCAGCTTGCTGAAAAAGAAAACTCAGTCCATTTAAAGAGAGCTTTAAACTCTTATACGAAAGCACTTTATTACGGAGTGAGATATCTTGATGGGATAGAGCTTTCTTCATACGTTAACTCACCAGATGAGTTAACAAAAGTTTTAGACTCTAAGCTTGGTAGTTCGACTCGAGATTTAGAAGTGGCCATGTACCTAGGACAATCCCTTGGTTCACTTGTTAATCTGCAACGTACAAATATGAAGGTAATTTCTTACCTTCCTGTCGCAAAAGCTCTTTATGACTGGGCATGTTCTCGTGACCCTAAGCTAAATTATGGAGCTTGTGAAATTTTCTATGCAACATACGAAGCTGGAAGACCAAGAATGCTAGGTGGTAATCCTCAGAAAGGGAGAGAGATCTTTGAAAATGCTATTCGTGCTTGGCCAAAGAATTGGTTAGTAAGAGCTAGCTTTGTACAGTTCTATGCGATACCGATGCTTGAAGAAGATATCTATGAAGAACAAGAGAGTTTTATCTCTCAAGTTGCAAGAGAAGAAAGCAATAGCCAATACTGGCAGGGTGAAACAATTGCGCTTCCTGAAAAAAATTACGTGAGCGTTTTTAATATGATCGCAACAAAGAGAATGAATATTATTAAAAAATATAGGAAATCAATTTTCTAA
- the ileS gene encoding isoleucine--tRNA ligase: protein MTQETGPFSFVESEHQVLKFWEENKIFEKSLEQTKEKEPYIFYDGPPFATGLPHHGHLLAGTLKDIVPRYWTMKGRYVQRRFGWDTHGLPIEQEINKKLNMTAHEALEKFGVKGYNDECRKIVLTYTSEWRKTVTRLGRWVDFDNDYKTMDPSFMESCWWVFKSLWDKDLVYKGTKVVPYSTALGTGLSNFEAGLDYRDVQDPAITVLFKAEDADEYFAAWTTTPWTLPSNLGLCVGPDMDYVRVKDKSGKVIIMAQARVEAYKKKELEIIGESFKGETLKGRRYTPIFKYFQDLKDDGAFSIMTDEYVTADNGTGIVHQAPAFGEDDNRVMKAHNVNVEVCPIDDAGKFTKEVTDYVGQYVKDADKNIIKDLKDNGTLFDHGNLVHSYPFCYRSGTPLIYRTIPQWFVKVEEFKDKLLASNEQINWVPGHIKAGRFGKWLEGARDWAVSRTRVWGTPLPIWINDETGNMKCVGSVAELKECSGVELTDLHREYADDVTFTIAGEAGTYKRIPDVFDCWFESGSMPYAQLHYPFENQDVFENGFPAEFIAEGLDQTRGWFYTLTILSTALFGKPAFKNVIVNGLVLAEDGKKMSKSLRNFTAPDILMEEFGSDALRLYLINSGLVKGEEQRFTDAGVKDMVRRALLPWYNSFKFFTTYAEVDGFDYSKHALEGKNITDNWVISKLQTLKKNIEVEMSEYKLYNVVPALFNFIEDLTNWYIRLNRSRFWGDGLNDDKREAYTTLFLTLKELTIAMAPFAPFLSEHIFLELKKFDSSEKAESVHLHDYPVAIEAKINPVLEDAVDRMQQLILLGRQKRNQVQIKVKTPLASLTVIHKDEALLKEISKLESYIQSELNVKTVEYSTEEDKYIKLYAKPNSPVLGKRLGKEFGKFVGLISKLDAKELGKLEDTGSLELAGQTFALEDILIFREAKEGTQALSNRFISIDIDTNLSEDLILEGFAREVVNRVQRTRKESGFNVEDRITIAYEASAKLASAIEAHKEHISKETLATSLTAQAVTDGIDFDVDGETLKIKLTKE from the coding sequence ATGACTCAAGAAACAGGTCCATTCTCATTTGTTGAGAGCGAACATCAGGTATTAAAATTTTGGGAAGAAAATAAGATTTTTGAAAAGTCCCTTGAACAAACTAAAGAAAAAGAACCATATATTTTCTATGACGGCCCTCCGTTTGCGACAGGCCTTCCTCATCACGGTCACCTTCTCGCTGGAACTCTAAAAGACATCGTTCCAAGATACTGGACAATGAAAGGTCGCTACGTTCAAAGAAGATTTGGATGGGACACACATGGTCTGCCAATTGAACAAGAAATTAATAAGAAATTAAATATGACTGCCCACGAAGCGCTAGAGAAATTTGGCGTTAAAGGTTACAACGACGAGTGTAGAAAAATCGTTCTAACTTATACTTCAGAGTGGAGAAAAACTGTTACAAGACTTGGGCGTTGGGTTGATTTTGATAACGACTATAAAACAATGGATCCAAGTTTCATGGAATCTTGTTGGTGGGTTTTCAAGTCTCTATGGGACAAGGACCTTGTTTACAAAGGGACTAAAGTCGTACCTTACTCAACTGCTCTAGGGACGGGTCTTTCAAACTTTGAAGCCGGTCTTGATTACCGTGACGTTCAAGATCCTGCGATTACTGTGCTATTTAAAGCAGAAGATGCAGACGAGTACTTTGCGGCCTGGACAACAACACCATGGACACTTCCATCAAACCTAGGTCTTTGTGTTGGTCCAGATATGGATTATGTTCGTGTAAAAGATAAGTCTGGAAAAGTTATCATCATGGCGCAAGCGCGTGTTGAAGCTTACAAGAAAAAAGAATTAGAAATCATCGGTGAATCTTTTAAGGGTGAAACTTTAAAAGGAAGAAGATACACTCCGATCTTTAAATACTTTCAAGATCTAAAAGATGATGGCGCATTCTCAATCATGACAGACGAGTACGTTACAGCAGATAACGGGACAGGTATTGTTCACCAAGCTCCAGCATTCGGGGAAGACGATAATCGCGTAATGAAAGCTCACAACGTTAATGTTGAAGTTTGCCCAATTGATGATGCAGGAAAGTTTACAAAAGAAGTTACTGACTATGTTGGACAGTATGTAAAAGACGCTGACAAAAATATCATCAAAGATCTTAAAGATAATGGAACTCTTTTTGATCACGGAAACCTCGTACATAGTTACCCATTCTGCTACAGGTCGGGAACGCCACTAATTTATAGAACAATCCCTCAATGGTTTGTAAAAGTAGAAGAATTCAAAGACAAGCTTCTCGCAAGTAACGAGCAAATCAACTGGGTTCCTGGTCACATCAAGGCCGGAAGATTTGGAAAGTGGCTTGAAGGCGCGAGAGACTGGGCAGTTTCAAGAACGAGAGTTTGGGGAACACCACTTCCAATTTGGATTAATGACGAAACTGGTAATATGAAATGTGTTGGTTCGGTTGCTGAGCTTAAAGAATGTTCAGGAGTAGAGCTAACAGATCTTCACCGTGAGTATGCTGATGATGTGACTTTCACAATCGCAGGAGAAGCTGGAACATACAAGCGTATCCCTGATGTATTTGACTGTTGGTTTGAGTCAGGTTCAATGCCTTACGCACAACTACACTACCCATTTGAAAACCAAGACGTTTTTGAAAATGGATTTCCAGCAGAGTTCATTGCAGAAGGTCTCGATCAAACTCGTGGTTGGTTCTATACCCTAACAATTCTTTCAACTGCCTTATTTGGAAAGCCAGCATTTAAAAATGTTATTGTTAACGGGCTTGTTCTTGCAGAAGATGGTAAGAAGATGAGTAAGTCTCTTCGTAACTTCACTGCTCCAGATATTCTTATGGAAGAATTTGGTTCAGATGCCCTAAGACTTTATCTCATCAACTCAGGTCTAGTTAAAGGTGAAGAGCAAAGGTTTACTGATGCAGGAGTTAAGGACATGGTAAGACGTGCCCTACTTCCATGGTACAACTCATTTAAGTTCTTCACGACATATGCAGAAGTTGATGGTTTTGATTACTCAAAGCATGCTCTTGAAGGAAAGAACATTACTGACAACTGGGTTATTTCAAAACTTCAAACACTAAAGAAAAATATTGAAGTAGAAATGAGCGAGTACAAACTTTATAATGTTGTACCTGCCCTCTTTAATTTTATTGAAGATCTTACGAACTGGTATATTAGACTTAACCGTTCTCGTTTCTGGGGAGACGGGCTTAACGATGATAAGCGTGAAGCCTACACAACTCTATTTTTAACTCTTAAAGAGCTTACAATTGCAATGGCACCATTTGCGCCATTCCTTTCTGAGCATATCTTCCTAGAGCTTAAGAAATTTGACTCAAGCGAAAAAGCAGAGTCTGTTCACTTACATGACTACCCTGTGGCGATTGAAGCAAAAATCAATCCAGTCCTTGAAGATGCAGTTGATAGAATGCAACAGCTAATTCTTCTTGGAAGACAGAAGAGAAATCAAGTACAGATTAAAGTTAAAACTCCACTTGCGAGTCTTACTGTAATTCATAAAGACGAGGCACTTTTAAAAGAGATCTCAAAGCTTGAAAGTTACATTCAATCAGAGCTTAACGTTAAGACAGTTGAGTACTCAACAGAAGAAGATAAGTATATCAAGCTTTACGCCAAACCTAATTCGCCAGTTCTTGGTAAGAGACTTGGAAAAGAGTTTGGGAAATTTGTAGGACTAATCTCTAAGCTTGATGCGAAAGAACTTGGAAAACTTGAAGATACGGGCTCTCTTGAGCTAGCAGGACAAACTTTTGCACTTGAAGATATCTTAATCTTTAGAGAGGCGAAAGAAGGAACACAAGCTCTTTCAAATAGATTTATCTCAATTGATATCGATACAAACCTTTCAGAGGATCTCATCCTTGAAGGTTTTGCTAGAGAGGTTGTAAACCGTGTTCAAAGAACTCGTAAGGAAAGTGGATTCAATGTTGAAGATAGAATCACTATCGCTTATGAGGCTTCAGCGAAGCTTGCAAGTGCGATTGAAGCTCACAAAGAACACATCTCAAAAGAAACTCTTGCAACATCGCTAACAGCACAAGCGGTGACAGACGGAATTGATTTTGATGTTGATGGAGAGACACTAAAAATTAAACTTACAAAAGAATAA
- a CDS encoding TRAP transporter large permease, with protein MTFGLLGIIVLICAMLGVPLFAVIGGAAIAAFSINGIDSSAVSIEIYRLASAPTLLTIPLFTFAGYIMAESGAPKRLLRFADALIGWLPGGIAIVGLIVSSFFTAFTGASGVTIVALGGLLYPILRNEGFSEKYTMGFITTSGSLGLLFPPSLPIILYGIVAKVDIDELFKAGIVPGILLIVVLSLWAMKNGTWKKERVQFDKTELWVSFKETLPELFLPVAVLGGIYGGITTVSEASAFTAFYILIIECFYYKDLSIDKDIPKIIVESMTLVGAILIILCCALGLTNFLVDEEVPAQIFDLMRGVLDNKYSFLLFLNIFLLIVGSLMDIFSAIIVVVPLILPIASEFDIHPIHLAIIFLTNLEIGYITPPVGINLFISSIRFNKDVTELYRASFPFLILLLIALAIITYVPSLSLLWVK; from the coding sequence ATGACTTTTGGGCTTCTTGGAATAATTGTTCTCATATGTGCCATGCTTGGAGTTCCACTTTTTGCAGTGATCGGTGGGGCTGCGATTGCGGCTTTTTCAATCAACGGGATAGATTCATCAGCGGTATCGATTGAAATTTATAGATTAGCTTCGGCTCCAACATTATTAACTATTCCACTCTTTACATTTGCTGGTTATATCATGGCAGAGTCTGGAGCTCCCAAGAGACTTCTTCGTTTTGCAGATGCGCTTATTGGTTGGTTGCCTGGTGGAATTGCAATTGTTGGTTTAATTGTAAGTTCATTTTTTACTGCATTTACTGGAGCGAGTGGGGTAACAATTGTTGCTCTTGGTGGTCTTCTTTACCCAATTCTAAGAAACGAAGGTTTCTCTGAAAAATATACAATGGGTTTCATCACAACTTCTGGTTCTCTTGGACTTTTATTTCCACCAAGTTTGCCAATTATTCTTTATGGAATTGTTGCGAAGGTTGATATTGATGAACTGTTCAAGGCAGGGATTGTTCCAGGAATCTTGCTAATTGTTGTTTTATCTCTGTGGGCCATGAAAAATGGAACTTGGAAGAAGGAAAGAGTGCAATTTGATAAGACTGAGCTATGGGTATCTTTCAAAGAGACATTACCTGAGCTTTTTCTACCTGTTGCTGTACTTGGTGGTATTTATGGTGGGATCACTACAGTTTCTGAGGCGTCAGCCTTTACCGCTTTTTATATTTTAATTATTGAATGTTTCTACTACAAAGACTTATCGATTGATAAAGATATTCCAAAAATTATTGTTGAATCGATGACTCTTGTGGGGGCAATTCTTATTATTCTTTGCTGCGCACTTGGGCTTACAAACTTCCTTGTTGATGAAGAGGTACCAGCTCAGATTTTTGATCTGATGAGAGGAGTGCTCGATAATAAGTATAGCTTCCTACTATTTCTAAATATTTTTCTTCTAATTGTTGGAAGTTTAATGGATATTTTTAGTGCGATAATTGTTGTTGTCCCACTAATTCTTCCAATTGCGTCCGAGTTTGATATTCATCCAATTCACTTGGCAATTATCTTCCTAACAAACCTTGAAATCGGTTATATTACGCCTCCAGTGGGGATCAATCTCTTTATTAGTTCGATTCGATTCAATAAGGATGTTACTGAATTATACAGAGCATCTTTTCCATTTTTAATACTTCTACTCATTGCTCTGGCCATTATTACCTATGTACCATCATTGAGCCTTCTTTGGGTAAAATAG
- a CDS encoding nucleoside triphosphate pyrophosphatase, with amino-acid sequence MKKLNLILASASPRRKELLGWLGVPVKVSPSGVEEITEHTIPSEVVADLAALKGRDIKVREANEDSFIVASDTIVVIDDEILGKPKDRAHAREMLLKLSGRKHEVYTAVYMGLGAAEKTFVICSEVTFTKISDEIMDLYLEGDEALDKAGAYGIQGQGLLFVEKLTGSYSNVVGFPLSDFIREMKSFLAENGYNSSDWRSLF; translated from the coding sequence ATGAAGAAGTTAAACTTGATTCTGGCATCAGCCAGCCCTAGAAGAAAAGAGCTACTTGGTTGGCTTGGAGTTCCTGTCAAAGTTAGTCCATCTGGCGTTGAAGAGATTACTGAACATACAATTCCTAGTGAGGTAGTTGCAGATCTTGCTGCTTTGAAAGGAAGAGATATCAAAGTTAGGGAAGCGAATGAAGATTCGTTTATTGTTGCTTCTGATACTATCGTTGTCATTGATGATGAAATTCTTGGGAAACCAAAAGATCGAGCTCATGCTCGTGAGATGCTTTTAAAGTTATCAGGTCGTAAGCACGAAGTTTATACTGCCGTCTATATGGGCTTAGGTGCAGCTGAAAAAACATTTGTGATTTGTTCTGAAGTCACATTTACTAAAATTTCTGATGAAATAATGGATCTTTATCTCGAAGGAGATGAGGCCCTCGATAAGGCAGGGGCTTACGGGATTCAAGGACAGGGGCTTCTCTTTGTTGAGAAATTAACCGGGTCATATTCGAATGTTGTAGGCTTTCCGTTATCTGATTTTATTAGAGAGATGAAATCGTTTCTAGCTGAGAATGGTTACAATAGTTCTGATTGGCGAAGTCTTTTTTAA